In Embleya scabrispora, the DNA window TGGATCCGGTGGACGTGTTCGCGGCCGACGCCGCGCTGATCGCCACCGCGGTCGGGCCGACGGGCTCGATCGGGTCCTGCGGCCTGCCCGGTTCGACCGCCGACCCGAACACCCTCGCGCCGCCGCGCGCCACCCTCGACACCTCGGCCGACCTCGATGCCTCGGCCGCTCTCGACGCTTCAGCCGCTCTCGACGCTTCAGCCGTTCTCGGAAGGGACCAGCCCTGATGGACCGTCATCTGTTCCTAGCCAGCAAGCGTGCCGCAGTCAGCTTCGCCCCCGATCCGGTGACCGGCGCGCTGCGTCCCTGGCTCGCGCCCGGCGGCACCGGAAACGTGGTCGCCGAACAGGCGGGTGTGCTCGACGTGACCTGGATCGCCAGCGCGGACACCGACGACGATCATCGAGCGGCCCGGGAGAACCCGAACGGTCTGAGTCTGCGCCTGCGTTCGGGCCGCGACATCCGGGTCCGGCTGCTGCGGCACGACCGGGAGACCTTCGACGTCGTGCAGAACTTCATGACCGCGCAGCTGATGTGGGCCGCGAACAACTACGGCTGGGACCGGTGGACCACGCCGACCTTCGGCGCCGAGACCTACACCGCCCTGGAGCGATTCACCGAGTTCACCGAGGACTTCGCCGGTGCCCTGCTCGCCGACTCGGCCGACGTCGCCGATCCGGTGTACCTGGTGCACGACTACCAACTCGTCGGCGTACCGGCTCGATTGCGTGCGGTGCGGGCGACCGCGCCGATCCTGCTGTTCGTGCACATCCCCTGGCCCTCGCCCGACTACTGGCGGATCCTGCCCCGGGCACTGCGGGTGGGCCTGCTCGAAGGCATGTTGCCGGCGACCACGATCGGCTTCTTCGCCGAGCGGTGGTGCCGCAACTTCCTGGACTGCGTGGCGGATCTGATACCCGACGCCGACGTGGACCGCAACGCGGGGGTGATCCGGTGGCGCGGCCGGCGCACGGGGGTGCGCACCATGCCGCTCGGCTACAGCCCGCGCGCGCTCGACGCGGACCATCCCCGCCTGCCGGCGGGGATCGCCGAGTGGGCGGGCGACGCGCCCCTGGTGGTGCACAGCGGCCGGACCGACCCGATGAAGAACGCCGAACGCGCCGTCCGGGCCTTCGTGTCCGCCCATCGCCGGGATCCCCGGGTGCGGTCCTCCCGCATGCTGGTCCGGATGAATCCGAACCGGCTCTACGTCGAGGCGAACGCCGACTACGTCCGGCGGGTGGAGTACACGATCGCCGAGGCGAACGCCGAACTGGGCCCCGACACCGTGCGGTTGCACTGCGACAACGAGGTCGAGCACACCATCGGCTGCTTCCGCCGAGCCGACGTGCTGATCTTCAACTCGACGGTGGACGGCCAGAATCTGAGCACCTTCGAGGCTCCACTGGTCAACGAGCGCGACGCGGACGTGATTCTGTCCGAGATGTGCGGCGCGGCGGAGATCCTGGCCCCGGTCTGCCGCACGATCAACCCGTTCGACCTGGTGGAGCAGGCCGACGCGCTGATCGCCGCGCTGACCGCGTCCTCCGCCGAACGGGCGGCGGCGGCCGAGCGGCGGCGCAAGGTGGCCGAGCCGTGGACGCTGGAGGCGTGGGTCCGCACCCAACTGGAGCGGCTCGACGCGGATCACCGCGATGACTGAGTCGGCCGAGGAGCGCGCCGCCGCGACCGTCGGGGTCGCGC includes these proteins:
- a CDS encoding trehalose-6-phosphate synthase, with protein sequence MDRHLFLASKRAAVSFAPDPVTGALRPWLAPGGTGNVVAEQAGVLDVTWIASADTDDDHRAARENPNGLSLRLRSGRDIRVRLLRHDRETFDVVQNFMTAQLMWAANNYGWDRWTTPTFGAETYTALERFTEFTEDFAGALLADSADVADPVYLVHDYQLVGVPARLRAVRATAPILLFVHIPWPSPDYWRILPRALRVGLLEGMLPATTIGFFAERWCRNFLDCVADLIPDADVDRNAGVIRWRGRRTGVRTMPLGYSPRALDADHPRLPAGIAEWAGDAPLVVHSGRTDPMKNAERAVRAFVSAHRRDPRVRSSRMLVRMNPNRLYVEANADYVRRVEYTIAEANAELGPDTVRLHCDNEVEHTIGCFRRADVLIFNSTVDGQNLSTFEAPLVNERDADVILSEMCGAAEILAPVCRTINPFDLVEQADALIAALTASSAERAAAAERRRKVAEPWTLEAWVRTQLERLDADHRDD